actactaggacctaaaataaaatacaatgaCTCCATAATCatataagtttaaaataaaataaatctttctTCGTGCTTCCAGCATCAATTAATCAACTTCCCTATGACAGTAGGAAACATTGCagcttttgaaaataattttaaatgcgTATTGCTATCTTTTGGTCCAAGACTTTGGGTTGATATGGCAAAATTGACcatattgaattattaatttctttttttcatacatTCTAGTCTCAAAAGGGATAAATGCTCTAGGAAGAGAGTTAAGTAACAAGACACTAGTGATAAGTTGTGTAAGACAATGAGTTGATTTAGaataagaagagaaaatatatatttgtcattCATGTACATGTATAGAAGTATGATTTTCTAATAGTTTACAGACAAAAATGGCTTCCCATAACTATTATTGGGCTAGTGGTTGAGGATGTTGAGAAGGGAAACTCTGGTTTTGACTAGATGCCTAGACAGGCATTCAAGCTCTTCTTCAAATTCTTGAATGTTTGATTCCAACTTTCCAAGCCAGGTCTGCACATTTTCTATATGCACAAAATAATCAGATTTGCTTTTCTTGTGGCTGATGAGAGATTATAATGCTGCATCTACCATCTCAAACTCATTTGCATCTGATTCTGCACTCTCACATACCACTCTTTTGTGGTGCGCCAACTTGGAAACCAAAGACCAGCTGCTTGACTTTGATTGCAAGTTTGGTTTAGCAACAAAGTTAACAGGGATTCAAATCCAGTGAGAGTTACAGCTTCTAGCTCTTTTAACACGCTAATAATGAGAAAATCTTCAGTATTCTTATAATTAATCTTAACTTGCATGCCCTTTAAGGCCTTTTGCAACGCCTTGTTTTGGATCTTCCTTGAGGCCAAGTATTTCTCAACCTCCCTTGCGATCTCCATGTTACTATCTTTTCTTCTGCGCAGAGTCGATTGAAGTTCACGTGTGCATTCCTTTGTTTTCAACAAGGCATCTATTGCAGTACCACACACATCCAAGAGCATAAGAGATCCATCCAACATCTCATTAAACCATTTCTTGTGCTGTTCTTGTGCCAAGGCTTGTGTGAAAGGCAATAGGAGCAACTTATCAACACAATCATGCAAATCTTGAAGGCCATTTAGTTTCTGGcatattgatgttgatgatggaGAGGTTTCTTCCAAATCTCTCAATTTGCTCAATTGATCATTGAATTCTGAAATGAGTGGGTGTGTTCTAGTAGGCAAACTGTTAGAGCGAGTGTGTTGATGGGATTTGGGGTTGACAGGAGAGGCTGCCATTGTTTTCCTTAAACAAGAGGTTTTGCAGTTGTATGTACAATTTGGTTTAGTAATTTGCCTTGGCATCTCTTCCATATATATTTTGAGGTGAGGGAGACATGAGGAATCTCATCCTCTTGAAAAATTAATAGTCATAACATGATTGAGATTGGAATCTGGATCTAAACAATTCAGCAATGTTTTTGCAATGTCTCCCTCTCAACAGCTCTCCAACTCATTatcctttaatttaaaattttaaaatcacaGGACTGTTCTCACATAAGATAATCATATATGAAATGTGTTGAAAATAATCTATAAAAATGGCAAGACATGAGTGATGATAGCACCTTTTCTGAcacatgaaaaattaataaaaattttctttcttccgGAGAGACAAGAAGCCTGCACCACTCTTGCACaagtatatataattaattatgaaatttaaaataattcaaattacaGTGATTAAAATTAGTTGGTCATGCTCAACATACGGTTGAATTTCCTGAGTATCAGAAttgcttatctttttttttttggcctgacTTCTGATCCTGTCTTAAATCACACAAACGTGTATTCCTGTAAATGGTAGTGTGTTTCTTAATGATTTAATCAATGTGGTTGATACATGATTGTTGTGACATAGGCAGGCAAGATCTGCACATTTGACATCTCCATTTCTGTTCTTAATGTAGAAAACGTTATTAGGCTGATTCTTCAAAAACATGGGCTGTCCCTTGAAGAGAGACGGTTAGGATTTTTAATATCTTAAGTATTCATCATTCAAGTTAACCATGTGAGTGTCAAATATTTTAGATGTGTATTAATCAGTTCTTTGAGACAATCGGAATATTGACTGCTCTGGTGtctgctttttcttttctgtttctaCGTTCAACTCTGTAAGTGCAGGAGCTTGGTCTTTAACCAGATTCAAGCTTGCATCCCCTCAATTCTCAGATTTATGTGTCAACTGTCAAGTAGAATTTGGAACCCATAGGCTAATTTGCTAGCAAAGTCAAAGTTGccaaatttaaattcaaatggCCCAACCCATCTCCATCTATTTATTCATTTCACAAGGTCTAATGGATTGAAATGGTGAAATGATTAATTACTTTaactttttacaaaattttgtacagTGGACTTGAGCTTTTAAATATTACGTGATATTTTGTGAGGTCCAGTATTTTagaattaattttaaatgaacATTCTTGCACTAGGAGTGAATACACTTAGAATTCAATTGTAATACTAGGAAATATATGTTAGTGAATTGACTTGGAATTAGAAgacaaaatatatttgtatttctTTCATGTACATGCACAAAAAGAGAAGCTCTATTATGTTGTACtactttacaaaaaaaatggaTGCCCATGATGATTTCTGGGTTAGTGGTTGAGGATGTTGAGAAAGGAAACTCTGGTCTTGACTAGACGCCTAGACAGACTTTCAAGCACCTCTTCAAAATCTTGAATGCTTGATTCCAACCGCTCCATCCAATTCTGCACATTCTGAACATGGATGGAGTAATCAGATTTGCTTGTCTTGCGACTAATGAGAGATTGTAACACCACATCTACCTTCTCAAATTCATTCACTTCTGTTTCTTCACCTTCACATGCTATTCTTTTGGGGTGCACCAGCTTGGAAACTACAAACCAGCtgcttgattttgattgcaaCTTTGGTCCATATATAAATGTCAAGAGTAATTCAAAGACCATGAGAGTTACAGCTTCTAGCTCTTTTAACATGCTAATCATGGCTAGACCTTCATTTTTCTTAGAGTTCAAGTTAGTCTGCATACCCTTTAAGGCCTTCTGCATTGCCTTCTTCACCACCTTCCTGGAGGCCAAGTATTTTTCAACCTCCCTTGCTAGGTTCATTTTACTGCCATGTCTTCTGCACAGGGTTGATTGAAATTCACGTGTGCATTCCTTTGATTGCGACAATGCATCCCTTGCAATACTGCACACATCCAAGAGCCTGAGAGATCCATCTAACAGTTCATTATACCATTTCTCACGCTGCTCTTGGGCTAAAGCTTGTGTGCAAGGCAACAGGAGCAAGTTATCAACACAGTCATGCAAATCTTGAATGCCAATTAGTTTCTGGCTTAATGATGTAGACGATGAAGATGTTGCTTCAGAACATCTCAATCTGCTCAAGTGGTCACTGAATTCTGAAATGAGCGGGTGTGCTCTAGTGGGCAAGTTGTTAGAGCGAAAATGGTGAAGGGAGTTTTGGTTCACAGGAGAGGCGGCCATGTTTAAACAGGAAAGATGTCTTGCAGTTGAATGTACAATTTTGTGTAGCAATTTGCTTTGCTTTAGTTAGTAACTGCTCAATATATATGATGGGGTGTGATGGACGTAAAGAATctcaatatttttaaatatcaatGAGTTGTGACACGATTTTGATTTGGATCTGGACATCCTCTCAACATTATTTTAGCAGTGTCTCCCTCTTGCCAGCTTCCCAACTCATTATCCAATTAATTTAAGCTTTCAGACTTGCAGGACATTTTTGCAGAAGATAGCACTACATATTGAATTGGACAATAATGTATATGatatgcaatgcatgagcaGTGTTGACACCATACCTACCGGTACAGCAAAGGGAAAAGTTCCTCTACCAGAAGGCTACAGCACTACAGTTAATATATTACTTGTGATGGTCATGCTTATATATTGTAGAACTTCCTCATATGCTATAAATTCACTTTACAAAAtcatgataaaaaataaagaagttgCATATGCAGATCTTGCCTGCCACCAATTGTATCATTAATAGTCATCATCCTGTTTGCATGATTACACGTAAATAACAGCGTGGTTACTTGAAAGATACATGGCAGTATATAGAAAAGGAAGTCAGCATAAGAATTTTTATATTAAGAACCTGCTGGAAGCAAAGAGTACATTATCACCTATTGTATTTTCATTGAATGAAACTGGTAAATCAAGATGCTCTTGTgattctaaaatttataagtAATTAATCATGAAATGGAGAGCTGGAGAGGGGTAGACATTGCAAAAACATTGCTGACATCACTTAGTATTTAGATCCATATTGTTGTTATGttatttctaatttatttatgaGATTCCTTTTGTTTCCCAtacttcaatatatatatatatatatatatatcaaatggaTAGCAATGGATGGAAGGCTGATTGCTTGACTGAATTGTACATTCAACAGGAACAGGTAAGACCTCTCTTCCAAGGTAAAATGGCTTCCTCACTTCTAAATGCAAAATCCCAATACCATACTTGTCAAACATCTTGCCTTCCAGAACACACCCTCTCATTTCAGAGTTCAATGACCACTTGTGCAGATCAAGGGCTTCTGAATCATCTTACGACTTCATCAATAAGCAATGGACTGAATGGCCTTCCAGATTTACGTGAATATGTCAATAAGTTGCTTCAGCTGCTGTTTACTCAACAAGCCTTAGCCCAAGAGCATGCAGCACAAGACGTGGGATTGAAGAGCTGTTGGATGGATCTCTTAGGCTTTTGATGTGTTTGGAATCACAAAGGATGCCTTATTGCAAACAAAGGAATGCGCACTTGAACTCCAATCAAttatgaaaagaagaagaggaggtgAAATGGAGCTTACAGGGGAGGTAGGGAAATACTTGATTTCCAGGGAGGTGATCAAAAAGGCCATCCACAAGGCTTGGAAATCAAGTGGACCACCAAAAGCCATAAGACTTTGACCATAATTAGCATATTGAGGAAGTAGAAGTGACCATAATTAGACAAAGTTGAGATCAAAGTTCAGCAGCTGGCCATTTGTTTCCAAGCTGATGCACCCCAAAAGAGTGGCATGTGAGGAttcagaaacaaaaacaaatgaacTTGAGGTGGATGCAGCATTACAATCTCTCATGAGTCACAAGATAAGCAAAACTGATTACATCACACATgttgaaaatgtgaaaaactgGCTGGAAAAATCAGAGTCTAGCATTCATGATCTCGATGAAATGCTTGAATGCTTGTTAAGGTGTCTAATCAAAccagagttagccttcttaacATCTTCAACTACTAGCCCAAATTTCATATTTGTTCAAACTCGTATAAGTGCAAGTGTAATTTCTTTTCTCAGCTTTTGACGTAAATTAATATCCTACACAGTCATTACAATTGTTTTTGCACTGAACTGTCTTCTAGAGGACTAATTTTTACCACTGGGATTAGGATTGTAAATGAACTAAGCTGTTTATAAACAGCTCAAGCTCGGCTCAAGAATGAACTTGTTTATGTTCGTTTGTTTAGAAAATAAGCCAAAAAGCTCAAGCAAAATAACGTGCTTGTGAACAAGCTCGTAAACATGAAGACTcgatttaactatatataatattatatttttacatgtataattgtctaaaaatatatttatatagacttCAAATtgtattatataaatttttcaataggttcatatgatattaaattattatttgtagctTATTAATGATATAAATAGTCTATtcataatcaaaattcataaaattatgaaaatgtaaaatattttagttatggTTTCACACTTTGTaggaaaagaataagttattcAAGTAACTCGTAAACAAGCTTGAACTTTGCTTGACAAGAAAATAAGTCAAGCTTGAACATAAAATCTTGTTAGATAATAAACTTGAGCTTAGCTcgtgtttgaaaaaaaattaaatgaacaagcTTGAACATTTAATACTCAACTCAGCTCGGCTCGTTTAGAGCCCTAACTGGGATGGTTTAAAAGTGCTATATACCTTTTGGTCTTTTTAGTTCTTCAAATATCTTTCCAATGCAAATAAACGATTAAAACAAGTAGATCTAAAcgattctcattaaaaaaaaaaaaaatcaaaatcaaaatacataatatgatataattatCTCTGACATGAAACGATTAAGAACCACCGACAATGGCCTTGTTGGAACCGGACTAACTGAAGGCTGAAGCTTCTTATAGGAAGGGAAAAATAGACATTAAACATTTATAACACctccaaaatttataataaaaaaattaaaaaataaaagaaccccAAAAGTTAAATtggacccaaaaaaattaaacattacCCATCTAGCTAATGCCTCAGTTTTGTGACCCTCCAAAGACGAACAAAACCTCTCCTTTGACCAATTCCAAAGCACcaatatttaaattacataTCAATAACTAGAAAATTAAGCCGGTCTCTGTATGCTTGCACTAAAAtgtctattattattattattattattattattggagaAAGAAAACCTATTAACTTAAATGACAAtatctcataaaataaaaactttaatgacaataaaactaaaattttaaaaaatagcaaaaaaaaaaaaattaagatgagGAATATTGGAGAGGAAACTAGATTTGGTAAGATGAAGCTGTCTTTATTGGTATGCTTCAATTGTTTTGAAGCTTTATAGCTTCTTTCTCATATATAATAAGGTAAGAGATTTTCCATCATATCAAtttggagaattttttttttttttttttttgaaatagtttaAACTTATGACGTTTACTCCAGATCTCTTactcaaccatcagagactttaccagttaagctaattGGAGCCCAcgagataaatttttttcaattcactATGTAAACTTTATGAGTGTACTATAATATACTTTTAATAAcatgtttataaaaaattataatcaatactttatttaataattaattgaattttttagatAACGTAATAATTATGTGACTGTTTTAGATGACTACTATAATATACTTTTAATaacatactttaaaaaaaattataatcaataatttatttaataattatttgaaattttaacataacATAATAATTGTGTGACTGTTTTAGATGACTAAGAATTAATAAGTCTTATGATTAAAATATAGGTAGATGATTATCCAAACAGTTTGAGGAGATCGCTTCTACTTAGTTACAAGATTGTCTTTAAGgagtaggttgttattggttattaTGCAtggagtaaaaaagtaatttaagttataagattcaaattagaatcaataacaacttacgaattacctatgatttgttgggaaagatgttgtggacgtagcatcTTTCTATATAATATGTCCTCTCTAAATATGTAGGGAGAGTACTATTTTCACTTCTTAGTTTGTTGCTTTAATACTCCTATATCACTTAGGTGGATCAATTTTAAATCTTTTAGGTGCTATGTTGAAATGACACCCCTAATTTTGAGTACTAAAAATGTGGAAGagtttgtttttaaaatgtttttttttaaaaaaaaaaattaactaattaaaaaaccaaaaaaaaaagaaatttttttatctatagGTTATTGTATTAgtgaaataaatataaaattaattttgaattcaaattgtAGCATTCCCAAATTCTGTAATTTGTGGTAAGTGGTAACATAAGCTGTTACTATCGACATTTTATTAATAGAACAAAGGATTAAGGGGGAAAAACCTTAAAATATAATTCgaaaatattttaagttttatttaaaaaaggaaaaaaaaaacctttatcaCGTAATTGTGTAGAGCATGAAGTACTATTtctatactttttattttcgtctatcctttttattttggtttgttcaTTTGGTGAGCCAGTGAGTAGAAACTTTTGATCAAGATCAATtcctgatgatgccaaaaaaatCGTTAGTGAGTTGCGCAGCCCTCACGTACTTTAGACAGAATCTACgagacaaaaacaaagaaaaactctaCAAAGAGCATCGATGTGGTACCAGCCAAATACCCttcgaaggttaagttagagagaATTTCTATAACTCTAGATTGCTAGAGCTAGAAAAATTATCCGTACCTTGGTTTGTTAGGGATTTGAGATTTTTATAATGGTATAAGGCTAACTTCCATTTCTTGATGGAGAAGATATTTCCCTACAGAAAAGATCCACTTCAGTGCTCATATATCGTAGGATTTTTTCCTTGTAGGGATTCCTTTGATGGCGGTGGAGCGTGAGATGCAAGACATTTCCATATTAGGTTTCTTGGAGACTACTTAGGCCACGTAGGTGCCACATGGCTTTACTACCATCCCTTGTGTCTATCCATCTCATTGGAATCCATCCCCTATGAAGAATCCATCCATCTATCTGCCCTTCCGTCCGAGATCACGAGATGCACTCCCCTTCACCAGTACTTTGATTGTTAGGCCATCTATTCCGTCTCTTTTGGTAACACTGTCGCTTATGACTAACCATGTTGATTGGATCCGTCTGCCTTGGGTTTTATCCTTATCAGTTCCAGTCGTTAGGATACTTAGAGCTTGGTTAGTTGGtttgtaatttaataattagaaagATGAGAAACCTACACCATAAAGAATACACGCTTCTTAGGTCTTGAtttgaaaatgtgtgttttaGTTTAAGTTCATGATGGTTCTACAGTTCATGTGAGAAGGTGTCACTCTACTATATAAGTAACtaataatattcaattaaaaaaaaaagcttctaaCTAGTTTGAGGTTGTCTTCTTCCAACCCACTATATAACAATTGAAAAGATCATTCATATGTAATTTTAGTCACATAagtttttagataaattttatggtttgtttaaatatataataaaaatttaaatagatcAAAACCAATTTTGAGCTAAACTTtgtcaattttcagttttataaaTAGAGGATTGTtacgtccataacattttcatgaCACTCAAAGTAAATCTTAATTGAcaaattgttactagttctaatttggatacagcattaaaattattattattttttatccatTAATAATGTCCAATAACAATCTAACATCTagtatttattgtgaaaatgctgtagacataatatttctcatatagatatagatatatatatatatatatttttatatatagatacaagaaaaatgctgaaaatactacaaaaattttattaaaaaaataataaaataaggtGGCAAGAATGTGTTTAAAACTTCCTACCGACATTTTATTAAAGCATCCATAGCAGCTGGTAcaaaaattatgccattttgccacaccaaatgcctactttattattttaccacatcattttacaacatctcatttatcagatgttttataattcaattctatacattaaaataatatttactatacattaaaataatatattatcctCTCCCCCATTATCAGCAACAACAGCAATAGCAACAACAACCCACACCACAGATCAACCGCCACAGCCCACAACCACCGACCACCACCACAGATCGACCATCGACCACCAATATCAGCCActgctaccaaaaaaaaaaactcaaacaaacactACAACCAAAATCAGcccctacaccaaaaaaaaaaaaaaaacagcatcAACCAAAATCTCATACTCATCCTAAATCTCACACCTACAACCTAATCAACCTACCACCATCAACCAAAATCAGCCAACCACCAACAATCAAAACAACCAACCAccaaataagagagagagagatcgacaAGATTGGAGCGACGATGACGATCGGCAATGATGATGGCGATGATGATGGCGGTGATGATGACAATGACGATGGCGATGATCAGAGTGGCCTGGCCCATACCGCTTACGCCTCCAACAATGATGACGATGGCGATGATCTGATCGGAGTGGCGATGATCGAAATGGCCTCACCTATGCCGCTTGCGCCTCCGACGGCGATGACGATGGCGATGATCCGATCGAAGTGGCCTCGCCCATGAAGATGTGGAGTGTgtcattttgttctttctctaTCAAGGGAAGAGTTGGGTCTgatgtgagaagagagagaaaaaatcaagaCCAGAAGTGAGAGGAGAGTGaaagccaaattaaaaacactattttggttTACGACATCTATCCGTACCGttacaaatttgcaacggtatgGACACAAATGGTATAATTTTAGCACATATGCAACATCTGATGGGagctattttttgtgtttggtatgtgatatgtgccaaatatttagcatttggcacatatcccacatctactGTGGGTGCTCTTAGGTAACTTATTCATTTAAGTTGATTCCCAAAGGTGCTCTTAAAGTTTCTCTGTCGCTAAGAAAGGTGCTCTCCCACCTTCTCTTAGGCTGTAGAACTGCCGTCCCTTCTTAGTAAGGCTTTTTCCCCTCTGGTAACAAGATTACCGATAGGGCTAgtggttttgttttctttctggGGGTGGGGAAAcagtttttcctttctctcttctcttttttctttctcttttcttatcAGGTATTTTTAGTGTGCTTTGGGTTCATTCGTGATTGCAGACCATGGATGATCTTACAAGGCATTGGAATTGTCTGTCCCTCTCGGAGAGGGAAGGTGACGATATCTGTTTCAAAAAAGACCGGTGCAAGCAAGAATTTTTTGTAGCAGCTTTATTCTTAACACGACGCGCGTTAAACATGGACGCGGTGGCTAGGACTCTCAAACCTTTGTGGCGAGCGCCAAAAGGGTTCAAAATCAGCAATGAGGGCGGGCATAAAGTTATTTTCACTTTCGACGAAAAGGAGGACGTGGACAGAGTACTGGCATCTGAGCCATGGAGTTTTGATAAGTCTTTAGTTGTCTTACAGAGATATGATAAGCAGATACCTTTGGAAGATCTAAGTCTCGATAAAACAACTTTTTGGGTGCAGGTTCACAATATCCCAATCAGTTACAGAAACAGGACGGTAGCAGAGGACATTTGCGAAGCCATTGGATTGGTTGACCGTTCAACTACAGATTCTGAATGTGAAGGAGGAAGTTTTATCCGTGTTAGGGTAACTTTGGATGTTTTTCAACCCCTTTGTCGTGGGAGAATCATCAGGGTGGATGAAGGTGAAAAAACCTGGGTTAACTTCAGGTATGAACGCCTGCCAAACCTCTGTTATTGGTGTGGCTGTCTTGATCATGGAGATAAGGAGTGCGACATATGGATCCAGAGCAAAGGTACTATTCTGGTAACCTCCCAACAATATGGTTCATGGATCAGGGCAAGTTCGACTGGTTCTACAAAGAAGAATGTTGTTCATGTATCTGGGTATTATGAAGATCGGAAAGAGAACCTTTCTACCCAACGGCGACGGGCAACAAAGGCGGGTTCTTTCCCGGTACCACCACCCGATAAGGAAAATAGAGCAGATAAGGAAGCTTCTGATATGGAGGCAGATTTTGTGGTTATACAGAAGTCAAATTCCCAAGAGTCCACGGTTTCAAAAAATGTCCCTATTCCTAGCCACGAGGATCACGGAAATAAAGGAGAAACTTTCTCCCAAAAATTAAGGGACATTGATGAAGAGCTGGATTTTCACGAGGATCCCTTAAAATCAGCCCACACTGAAGTCAGCAACATGCACAAGGAAAATTCCCCACTTTACAATATTGGCTCATTAAGGGATGACCTGGACTCAAATCATGTGATATCACGTGCCCCCTCCTTAGTTCCCCCCCTT
This genomic stretch from Quercus robur chromosome 4, dhQueRobu3.1, whole genome shotgun sequence harbors:
- the LOC126720554 gene encoding uncharacterized protein LOC126720554, producing the protein MAASPVNQNSLHHFRSNNLPTRAHPLISEFSDHLSRLRCSEATSSSSTSLSQKLIGIQDLHDCVDNLLLLPCTQALAQEQREKWYNELLDGSLRLLDVCSIARDALSQSKECTREFQSTLCRRHGSKMNLAREVEKYLASRKVVKKAMQKALKGMQTNLNSKKNEGLAMISMLKELEAVTLMVFELLLTFIYGPKLQSKSSSWFVVSKLVHPKRIACEGEETEVNEFEKVDVVLQSLISRKTSKSDYSIHVQNVQNWMERLESSIQDFEEVLESLSRRLVKTRVSFLNILNH
- the LOC126721349 gene encoding uncharacterized protein LOC126721349, with amino-acid sequence MAASPVNPKSHQHTRSNSLPTRTHPLISEFNDQLSKLRDLEETSPSSTSICQKLNGLQDLHDCVDKLLLLPFTQALAQEQHKKWFNEMLDGSLMLLDVCGTAIDALLKTKECTRELQSTLRRRKDSNMEIAREVEKYLASRKIQNKALQKALKGMQVKINYKNTEDFLIISVLKELEAVTLTGFESLLTLLLNQTCNQSQAAGLWFPSWRTTKEWYVRVQNQMQMSLRW